GGATGGAGGAAAACTCAGGTTTAAGGATTTGATTGCCAGGTATGGGATATTTCTTTTGCTGCCATTTATGGTGGGTGAAGTTTCAAAATTCCTGATTGACACCCGTTTTGATGATAATTTTTACCTTTTTCTGTACCTGTTTTTTTTAGCGATTTGGTTTGTAGGTACGGTGATGGTCACTTTTATCCGAAAAGATCGCAGAGGCTGGCTAGATAGATTTGCACATACTACCCAGGTTTTGGCTGATCAGAAGAAACGCTCAGGTAATTAGGGCTAAAACCCTAATAACTTAGCTATTTCTGGTTCATTGTTAGTGTAATGTCGCATTCAAGGGTTAAATTCAATCTTGAAAGTTGAAACTGATATCCCACCACCCAAATTTATGCTATGAGAACTACCTTATTTTCCCTTCTATTACTGCTCGTTATCTTTTCTTGCAGTACCAAGCAAGATTCAAAAGACTTGCCCAGAATTGCAATTGCAGGACTGGCCATAGAGTCCAGTACTTTTTCACCCGCAAAATCTGATGTGGAAGCTTTTCGAACCAGGGAGGGATCCAATATTTTCAGCTATTACCCCTTTCTTGATTCAGCCTCCGAAAATAGGGGGAGAGCAGAATGGTTTCCTACGCTCAGAGGTCACGCGATACCCGGAGGCATAGTGACTCGGGAAGCCTATGAGGAACTGGTGGGCAAAACCCTGGAAATGCTCCAAGAAAACCTTCCTTATGATGGACTGTTCTTTGATATTCATGGAGCCATGATTGTAGAAGGCCTGGATGATCCGGAGGGAGATTTTATTATTCGGGTCAGAGAGGTAGTAGGACCTGAGACCTTGATTTCTACCTCTATGGATTTGCATGGGAATGTTTCCTGGAGATTGGCAGAAAATACAGATTTGATCACCTGCTACAGAATGGCACCTCATGAGGATGCTTTGGAATCTAAACAGCGGGCAGTAGAAAACCTACTGGAAAGACTGGAAAGCGGGAAAGGAAAGCCAGCGTACAAAGCTTGGATTCCTGTCCCTATTTTGCTTCCTGGGGAAAAAACCAGCACCAGGATCGATCCGGGAAAGAGTCTTTATGCCAAAGTGGATCCCCTAACCAAGAAAGAAGGGGTGATTGATGCGGCGATCTGGATAGGATATGCATGGGCTGATGAGCCCAGAAACCACGCCGTGGTGATGGTAACTGGAGATGATGAACAAGCCGTGACTGAGTCTGCTGAGGAGCTGGCACAAAGTTTTTGGGATGTGAGAAATGAATTTGAATTTGTGGCACCTGTAGCGACATTGGAAGAGAGTCTGGATATGGCAATAGCTTCAGATAAAAAGCCATTCATGATTTCTGATATGGGTGACAACCCTACCGCTGGAGGCGCTGGAGATGTGACCTGGACTTTGACAGAAATCCTCAAAAGACCTGAATTTCAAGCTGAAAATGGACCTACTTTGATTTATGCTTCCATACCAGGTCCTGAATTTGTAGAGAAAGCCATTGCTGCCGGTGTAGGTGGACAAGTGGAGGGTACAGCCGGAGCAGCGGTGGATGATAGATTTGCTCCGCCTATTTTACTCAAAGGAACAGTACAGGCAATAGAAGAGGGCGATGGGGCAGCAGAAGTAGAAGTAGTAGTGAAAGTGGGGTCTGTACATGTGATTGTGACCAAAAAACGCAAACCCTATCATAGGGAAAGTGACTTTACAAATCTGGGTTTGAATCCAAGAGATGCGGATATAGTAGTAGTAAAAATCGGGTATTTGGTACCGGAGCTTTATGATATGCGTGCAGATTGGATTATGGCATTGACGCCGGGAGGAGTAGACCAAGACTTGGAACGTTTAGGCTATAAGCGTATCAAGCGGCCGATGTTTCCTCTGGATAAGGATATGGAAGATCCGGATTTGAGTGCTCAGATGGTGCCTGCTGCTGATGAGTTAGAATAATAAAATCATACAAATGTGTCGAATCAAAAACCCGCCTCAGTAGAAGAATATCTAGGCCTCTTTTCTCCATAAATACGGGAAATGCTAGAGCAGATGCGCAGCACCATCCAAGAAGCGATTCCAGAGGCTAAAGAGGTCATCAGCTATCATATGCCTGCATACCGAACTACTGAGGTTCTGGTTTATTTTGCTGCAGCTAAAAAACACCTAGGATTCTATCCCAGCAATAGCGGTGTGAGTGAGTTTAAGAAAGAACTGCAATCCTATGTGACATCCAAAGGAGCAATCCAATTTCCTTTGGATCAGCCATTGCCTCTTGAGTTGATTGCAGCCATTTGTCAGTTTAGATTGTCTGAAGCCCAAGAAAGAGCACAACTCAAGTAAAAGAGATCTTAGTAGTATAGCTCCATTTTACAGGCTTTTAAAATTTTGCCTTTTATCGAATTACTTTCTTAAACCCTATGCCTAGGTTTCGTCATAGCCTGTCCCTATTTATCAGGAAAGACAAGTGTAGGACAGCCAAATTCAGGTAAGGTCCAGGCTACTTTGGTCTTTTGACCAGCTGAGCAAAGAATTATTGGTCACTGGCATCATTCCGTATATTTAGGTTAAATTTTACCTTATTTTCACTGTAAATGAAAAAGCTATCAGTTTTTAATACGTATCAAAAACCCGGTGAAAGTGAGGTTAAGTACTGGCATTTTTCGCTTGGCCTAAAAATGACCTGTTTACTGGGACTTTGCCTGTTCCTATACTCCTGTGCAGAGGCCCAGAAACCTACAGCAGCTGAATTGTATTTTCCTCCAAATGAATCTGTGGAGTGGGAGCAGGTTAGTTTGCAAGATTTGGATTGGGATGAAACTAAGCTGGAAGAGCTTTTGGCCTGGCTACCAAGTCAGGGTACCCGTGCATTTATGATTTTGAAGGATGGTAAAATAGTGGTGGAGGAATACTGGGGAGAGAAGCTGACAGGGCTGGGGGAGATGGATCAAGATGCCTTTTGGTATTGGGCTTCGGCTGGCAAGACCCTAACTGCTGTATTGCTGGGAATAGCTGAGGAGCACAAGCTGCTCAAGCGCAAGGATAGAACCCAAGATTACCTCGGGAAAGGATGGACCTCTCTTTCTGAAGAACAAGAACGGGAAATTCGCTTAGAACATCATCTAAGCATGACCACCGGACTGAATGATGCTGTAGCAGATCCAGATGATACCAGTGCCGAGGCCTTGACTTTTCTGGCTGAGCCTGGAAGCAGATGGGCCTATCATAATGCACCCTATACACTATTGGAAAAAGTCCTGGAAGAGGCCTCAGGTGAAACTTTTCAGGAGTTTTTCAGAGCCTCTGTGGGAAACAAAATAGGTATGAAAGGATTTTGGCAGCAAACGGGTAATAACAATGTGTTTTACTCAGATGCCAGATCCATGGCTAGGTTTGGACTACTCCTTCACGCAGATGGAAACTGGAATGGGGATCAAATATGGTCAAACAAGTTTTTTCAAGAAATGAGAGAAACCTCCCAGGATTTGAACCCTAGTTATGGGTATTTAACTTGGCTCAATGGTAAAAGTTCCTTTATGATTCCACAGTCCCAACGTCTCTTTCCGGGTATGCTTATTCCATCTGCACCTGCAGATATGTATCAGGCTATGGGTAAAAATGGTCAGTTTCTGATGGTGGTTCCTTCCGAAGGATTGGTGATTGTGCGGATGGGAGGAGCTGGAGATAATGCCCTAGTGCCCTTTCTGTTGATTCGGGATATCTGGGATCGCTTGGCAGCAGTGATCGAGTAGATCAATCTTAGGTTAGCTGATCTTTTATTTTATCTATGGTGAGGGGTTTTTCCAAAAATCCGGAGACCGTGTCGTATGTCTTGGCTTTTTCTCTGTCATTGAAATCAATGGAGCTGGATAAAATGACTATTTTATCTTTCCGTTGCGGGAATTGAATCCCGTATTTGTCTAAAAATTCCCACCCATTCAGTACCGGCATGTTGATGTCAAGGAAGATTAAAATTGATTTTTCTGCAGCTTGCTCGGAAAGCGCGATCAACGCTTCCTCGGCTTCTAAAAACTCAACGATGTCTTCTGAAACTCCTACTTTGCTGATCAACCTCTTATTGATAAGGTTGTTGATGGGATCATCGTCAACAAGAAAAATGGTGTCAAAATGAGTCATTTAAATAGTAGAGTGCCAAAATAAGTTATTACTATAGCCAAAGTACAATTATTACCTAACGAAGTAAAACCTTTGTATGCTTTTTTAGCAAATAAATAGGAATGATTTAAGTTTGACCTGAAGAGCTGATTTCTTTGATTCCGCTAACAGGCTATGCGAATTGAAAAAAAATAAAGGAGGTCCGTTAAAAAGGACCTCCTTTGATATCAGCTTGAAAGGGGAATTACATCATTCCACCCATTCCTCCGCCGCCGCCCATTGGAGGCATAGCAGGAGCTTCTTCTTTGCTGTCTGCTACTACACACTCGGTAGTCAATAGAAGCGCTGCGATGGAGGCTGCGTTTTCCAGTGCCAGACGAGTTACTTTAGTAGGATCGATTACACCTGCTTCGAATAGATCTTCGTATTTGTCAGTTCTAGCGTTGTAACCATAGTTACCAGTATTTTCTCTGATTTTATTGATCACTACAGAAGGTTCTCCGCCTGCATTGGATACGATGGTTCTAAGCGGTGACTCGATCGCCTGTCTGATGATGTTGATACCAGTATCTTCATCTTCATTGAGGCCTTTTAGGTCATTTAGTGCATCAGATGCTCTTACTAGAGCTACACCACCACCTACTACTACACCTTCTTGTACGGCTGCTCTAGTAGCGTGAAGTGCATCATCTACTCTGTCTTTTTTCTCTTTCATTTCTACTTCAGTAGCAGCACCTATGTAAAGGATTGCTACTCCGCCAGAAAGCTTTGCAAGTCTTTCCTGTAGTTTCTCTCTGTCGTAGTCAGAAGTAGTTTTCTCGATTTGAGCTTTGATCTCAGAGATTCTTCCTTTGATCGCATCAGCATCACCCGAACCGTTTACAATAGTAGTGTTGTCCTTGTCGATGTTGATTTTCTCCGCTCTACCTAGCATTTCCACTGAAGCATTCTCCAGTTTGAAACCTCTTTCTTCAGAGATTACAGTTCCGCCAGTCAGGATCGCGATGTCTTCCAGCATTGCTTTTCTTCTGTCGCCAAAGCCAGGAGCCTTCACAGCTGCCACTTTCAGGGCACCTCTGATTTTGTTTACTACCAAAGTAGCCAAAGCTTCTCCGTCCACATCTTCAGAGATGATCACCAAAGGCTTACCAGACTGAGCTACTGGCTCCAATACTGGAAGTAATTCCTTCATAGA
This genomic window from Algoriphagus sp. TR-M9 contains:
- a CDS encoding M81 family metallopeptidase, producing MRTTLFSLLLLLVIFSCSTKQDSKDLPRIAIAGLAIESSTFSPAKSDVEAFRTREGSNIFSYYPFLDSASENRGRAEWFPTLRGHAIPGGIVTREAYEELVGKTLEMLQENLPYDGLFFDIHGAMIVEGLDDPEGDFIIRVREVVGPETLISTSMDLHGNVSWRLAENTDLITCYRMAPHEDALESKQRAVENLLERLESGKGKPAYKAWIPVPILLPGEKTSTRIDPGKSLYAKVDPLTKKEGVIDAAIWIGYAWADEPRNHAVVMVTGDDEQAVTESAEELAQSFWDVRNEFEFVAPVATLEESLDMAIASDKKPFMISDMGDNPTAGGAGDVTWTLTEILKRPEFQAENGPTLIYASIPGPEFVEKAIAAGVGGQVEGTAGAAVDDRFAPPILLKGTVQAIEEGDGAAEVEVVVKVGSVHVIVTKKRKPYHRESDFTNLGLNPRDADIVVVKIGYLVPELYDMRADWIMALTPGGVDQDLERLGYKRIKRPMFPLDKDMEDPDLSAQMVPAADELE
- a CDS encoding iron chaperone, with amino-acid sequence MLEQMRSTIQEAIPEAKEVISYHMPAYRTTEVLVYFAAAKKHLGFYPSNSGVSEFKKELQSYVTSKGAIQFPLDQPLPLELIAAICQFRLSEAQERAQLK
- a CDS encoding serine hydrolase domain-containing protein codes for the protein MKKLSVFNTYQKPGESEVKYWHFSLGLKMTCLLGLCLFLYSCAEAQKPTAAELYFPPNESVEWEQVSLQDLDWDETKLEELLAWLPSQGTRAFMILKDGKIVVEEYWGEKLTGLGEMDQDAFWYWASAGKTLTAVLLGIAEEHKLLKRKDRTQDYLGKGWTSLSEEQEREIRLEHHLSMTTGLNDAVADPDDTSAEALTFLAEPGSRWAYHNAPYTLLEKVLEEASGETFQEFFRASVGNKIGMKGFWQQTGNNNVFYSDARSMARFGLLLHADGNWNGDQIWSNKFFQEMRETSQDLNPSYGYLTWLNGKSSFMIPQSQRLFPGMLIPSAPADMYQAMGKNGQFLMVVPSEGLVIVRMGGAGDNALVPFLLIRDIWDRLAAVIE
- a CDS encoding response regulator — its product is MTHFDTIFLVDDDPINNLINKRLISKVGVSEDIVEFLEAEEALIALSEQAAEKSILIFLDINMPVLNGWEFLDKYGIQFPQRKDKIVILSSSIDFNDREKAKTYDTVSGFLEKPLTIDKIKDQLT
- the groL gene encoding chaperonin GroEL (60 kDa chaperone family; promotes refolding of misfolded polypeptides especially under stressful conditions; forms two stacked rings of heptamers to form a barrel-shaped 14mer; ends can be capped by GroES; misfolded proteins enter the barrel where they are refolded when GroES binds) — its product is MAKQLFFNTSARDQLKKGVDSLADAVKVTLGPKGRNVIIDKKFGAPTITKDGVSVAKEIELEEPIENMGAQLVKEVASKTADNAGDGTTTATVLAQSIFGVGIKNVAAGANPMDLKRGIDKAVSAVVKKLQANSIEISTSKEIAQVATVSANNDEEIGTMISDAMDKVGKDGVITVEEAKGTETEVKTVEGMQFDRGYLSPYFVTNTEKMEAELEQPYILIYDKKISSMKELLPVLEPVAQSGKPLVIISEDVDGEALATLVVNKIRGALKVAAVKAPGFGDRRKAMLEDIAILTGGTVISEERGFKLENASVEMLGRAEKINIDKDNTTIVNGSGDADAIKGRISEIKAQIEKTTSDYDREKLQERLAKLSGGVAILYIGAATEVEMKEKKDRVDDALHATRAAVQEGVVVGGGVALVRASDALNDLKGLNEDEDTGINIIRQAIESPLRTIVSNAGGEPSVVINKIRENTGNYGYNARTDKYEDLFEAGVIDPTKVTRLALENAASIAALLLTTECVVADSKEEAPAMPPMGGGGGMGGMM